In Quercus robur chromosome 10, dhQueRobu3.1, whole genome shotgun sequence, a genomic segment contains:
- the LOC126702993 gene encoding protein SIEVE ELEMENT OCCLUSION B-like, whose protein sequence is MQRMIKSDHRMFSASDDSTMMKQIQATHAPDGRELDVNPFLHIIEDILRRANPIIDGGFHGTQEHVDHVEDSASLAGFDDILEALAYIIHKISCEISCKCSGGGDAHATTMVLFNTLTSYSWDAKVVLSLAAFAVNYGEFWLVAKLSTTNPLAKSVAFLKQLPDIIEHSNSLKPQYDALEKLIKAMMDLTRCIVEFKELPPQYISHDTPAMSTAIAHIPAASYWIIRCIVACSSQIASLIGLRHEHTASTTEAWELSSLAHKVNNIHEHLKKQLALCYQQIDEKRHLEYYQNLVHLFETSHLDNMKILKALLNPKDELQPLVIGSTKTRANLEVLRKKHVLLLISDLDISHEEVLFLDSMYKEPKRPEIQYELVWLPIVDRLTPLNEEHQHIFEHLQSMMPWYTVYDPWIIETAVIKYIKEVWHFAKKSILVVLDPQGKVASRNALHMVRIWGNHAFPFTSEKEDALWKLENWKLDLLVYGIDVEIPDWIAKGSVVCLYGGEDINWIRKFTTTAKAVAEAAGINLELVYVGKNNAKERLKKNIATINAEQLSHYWPDISSVSLFWSRLESMLYSKLQKTVENDYIMQEVMTMLSFDGSDQGWAILFRGSDEMARAKGDLALRSLLEFNEWREDAELNGFVPALKDYLQKLHTPHHCNRLILPGIDGGIPERVVCAECGRPMEKYYMYRCCTD, encoded by the exons ATGCAGCGAATGATTAAGAGTGATCACAGGATGTTCTCAGCATCTGATGATAGTACAATGATGAAGCAAATTCAGGCAACACATGCTCCTGATGGTCGTGAACTTGATGTCAACCCTTTTCTCCATATCATTGAGGATATCTTGCGTCGTGCCAATCCTATCATTGATGGTGGTTTCCAT GGTACTCAAGAACACGTCGATCATGTGGAGGACAGTGCTAGTCTGGCTGGTTTTGACGACATTCTTGAAGCATTGGCTTACATCATACATAAAATTTCCTGCGAG ATATCATGTAAATGCTCTGGTGGTGGAGATGCACATGCAACAACTATGGTGTTATTCAACACCCTTACGAGTTATAGTTGGGATGCAAAAGTGGTTCTCTCACTAGCAGCTTTTGCTGTGAATTATGGGGAATTCTGGCTCGTAGCTAAACTTTCCACAACAAATCCACTTGCCAAGTCCGTGGCATTCCTTAAGCAACTGCCCGACATCATAGAGCATTCAAACTCTTTGAAACCCCAGTATGATGCACTTGAGAAACTCATCAAGGCCATGATGGATTTAACTAGGTGCATTGTTGAGTTCAAGGAGCTACCACCTCAGTACATTTCACATGACACACCAGCAATGTCAACTGCCATAGCTCATATCCCTGCTGCTTCCTATTGGATCATTAGATGCATAGTGGCTTGTTCCTCACAGATCGCAAGCCTTATAGGTTTGAGACATGA GCATACTGCATCAACCACTGAAGCATGGGAACTATCAAGCTTGGCTCATAAGGTCAACAATATACACGAGCACCTCAAGAAGCAACTCGCTCTCTGCTATCAACAGATAG ATGAGAAGAGACATCTAGAATACTATCAAAATCTCGTCCACCTATTTGAAACATCACACCTTGATAATATGAAGATTCTCAAGGCATTGttaaaccccaaggatgagcTGCAACCACTGGTGATTGGTTCAACCAAGACAAGG GCAAACCTTGAAGTTCTAAGGAAGAAGCATGTTTTACTGCTCATATCGGATCTTGATATCTCCCATGAAGAAgttctctttcttgattctatgtaCAAGGAGCCGAAAAGGCCAGAGATCCAATATGAATTGGTGTGGCTCCCAATTGTGGACAGGTTGACCCCTTTGAATGAAGAGCATCAACATATATTCGAGCATTTGCAGTCAATGATGCCATGGTATACTGTGTACGATCCTTGGATCATTGAAACAGCAGTCATTAAGTATATCAAGGAAGTGTGGCATTTTGCAAAGAAGTCAATTCTAGTGGTATTGGATCCACAAGGAAAGGTGGCTTCCCGGAATGCACTTCACATGGTTCGGATATGGGGAAATCATGCCTTCCCTTTTACTAGTGAGAAAGAAGATGCTTTATGGAAGTTGGAAAATTGGAAGCTTGATCTACTTGTTTATGGCATTGATGTAGAAATACCAGATTGG ATAGCAAAAGGGAGTGTTGTATGCTTGTATGGAGGTGAGGACATTAACTGGATCCGGAAATTCACAACTACAGCAAAAGCTGTAGCTGAGGCTGCTGGGATCAACTTAGAATTGGTTTATGTAGGAAAGAACAATGCCAAGGAGAGGCTGAAGAAAAATATTGCTACTATCAATGCAGAGCAGCTTAGTCACTACTGGCCTGACATCTCATCAGTTTCATTATTTTGGTCACGACTGGAAAGTATGTTGTACTCAAAATTGCAAAAGACTgtagaaaatgattacataatgCAGGAGGTCATGACTATGCTTAGCTTTGATGGTAGTGATCAAGGATGGGCAATATTATTTAGAGGATCAGATGAAATGGCTAGGGCCAAAGGAGACTTGGCTCTAAGAAGCCTGCTAGAGTTCAATGAGTGGAGAGAGGATGCTGAGCTTAATGGTTTTGTACCAGCACTCAAAGATTACCTACAAAAACTTCACACCCCACATCATTGCAACCGCCTTATCCTTCCTGGGATTGATGGGGGCATTCCAGAGAGGGTGGTATGTGCAGAATGTGGCCGTCCTATGGAGAAGTACTACATGTACCGTTGCTGTACTGACTAG
- the LOC126702986 gene encoding leucine-rich repeat receptor-like serine/threonine/tyrosine-protein kinase SOBIR1 — protein sequence MAASPSKTHLSLFTFFSFFLIIQARLILNRSDLKALSIIQKDLGLNCQHYHSTKPCNTPGVICERRLSDNHTYELRVTRLVFKSQKLAGFLSPSIGRLSELRELSLSENQLVDQVPSQIVDCRKLEILSLQNNKFSGDIPSELSSLIRLRVLDLASNKFSGDLSFLKYFPNLENLSLADNLFTGKIPASIRSFRNLRFFNISGNEFLEGSMPMINRGEYSESDVPKRYMLAESPTKSSNHSTNITKSSNHSTSSAPAPSPSASHPHHKNNKRKLAGWILGFLAGALAGSISGFIFSLIFKLLLAVVRGRVKDAGPAIFSPLIKKAEDLAFLEKEDGLSSLELIGRGGCGEVYKAELPNSNGKLIAIKKIVQPPKDAAELTEEDSKLLNKKMRQIKSEINTVGQIRHRNLLPLLAHVSRPDCHYLVYEFMKNGSLQDILNDVSNGTKELDWFARHKIALGVAAGLEYLHFHHSPRIIHRDLKPANVLLDDDMEARIADFGLAKAMPDANTHISTSNVAGTVGYISPEYHQTLKFTDKCDIYSFGVLLGVLVMGKLPSDQFFQETQEMSLVKWLRNVMTSDNPRQAIDSRLMGNGFEEQMLLVLKIACFCTLDDPKQRPNSKDVRCMLSQIKQ from the coding sequence ATGGCAGCCTCTCCAAGCAAAACCCACCTCTCCCTCTTcactttcttctccttcttcctcaTCATTCAAGCAAGATTGATTCTGAACCGTTCTGATCTAAAAGCCCTATCCATAATCCAAAAAGACTTGGGTCTCAACTGTCAACATTACCACTCTACCAAACCATGCAACACCCCTGGTGTCATTTGTGAGAGGAGACTCTCAGACAACCACACCTATGAGCTCAGAGTGACCAGACTTGTCTTTAAGTCCCAAAAGCTCGCCGGGTTTCTGTCCCCATCAATCGGACGACTTTCTGAGCTCAGAGAGCTCTCTTTGTCTGAAAACCAGCTAGTTGACCAAGTACCATCCCAGATAGTTGACTGCCGGAAACTTGAAATTCTCAGCCTCCAAAACAATAAGTTTTCTGGGGATATTCCATCTGAATTATCCTCACTTATTCGCCTTCGAGTTCTTGACCTTGCTTCCAACAAATTCTCTGGGGACTTgagtttcttgaaatattttcccaacTTGGAAAATCTGTCTCTCGCAGACAATCTCTTTACTGGGAAAATTCCTGCTTCTATTCGTTCTTTTCGGAATCTTCGGTTTTTTAACATCTCAGGAAATGAATTCCTTGAAGGTTCAATGCCAATGATAAACCGGGGTGAATACTCAGAATCTGATGTTCCCAAACGATACATGTTGGCTGAGAGTCCAACTAAAAGCAGCAATCATTCTACAAATATAACTAAAAGCAGCAATCATTCCACTTCATCTGCTCCAGCTCCTTCTCCGTCAGCATCACATCCCCatcacaaaaacaacaaaaggaaGCTAGCTGGTTGGATACTTGGATTCCTGGCTGGAGCATTAGCCGGAAGTATATCAGGgttcatcttttctttgataTTTAAGTTGCTGTTGGCTGTTGTAAGGGGTAGAGTGAAAGACGCAGGTCCAGCAATCTTTAGTCCTTTGATCAAAAAGGCAGAGGACCTAGCTTTCTTGGAGAAAGAAGATGGCCTATCTTCATTGGAACTCATAGGAAGAGGTGGGTGTGGAGAAGTTTACAAGGCTGAACTTCCAAATAGCAATGGGAAATTGATTGCCATAAAGAAGATAGTTCAGCCTCCAAAGGATGCAGCAGAATTGACTGAGGAAGATAGTAAGCTTCTGAACAAGAAAATGCGCCAAATTAAATCTGAGATTAATACTGTGGGCCAAATTAGGCACCGCAATCTTCTTCCTCTATTAGCCCATGTGAGTCGGCCTGATTGTCATTACCTCGTGTATGAGTTCATGAAGAATGGTAGTTTACAAGACATTTTGAATGATGTTTCAAACGGGACTAAAGAGTTGGACTGGTTTGCTCGTCACAAGATTGCACTAGGAGTGGCAGCAGGGCTTGAATATCTTCACTTCCACCACAGCCCACGTATAATTCATCGAGATCTCAAGCCTGCAAACGTACTTTTGGATGATGACATGGAGGCTCGAATTGCCGATTTTGGGCTTGCCAAAGCAATGCCTGATGCTAATACGCACATCTCAACTTCCAATGTGGCAGGAACTGTGGGTTATATATCACCAGAATACCACCAAACTCTGAAGTTCACAGACAAGTGTGATATCTACAGTTTTGGGGTGTTGCTAGGGGTTTTGGTGATGGGAAAGCTCCCATCTGATCAGTTTTTCCAAGAGACACAGGAGATGAGCTTGGTGAAATGGTTGAGGAATGTGATGACATCAGATAATCCTAGACAAGCAATTGATTCAAGGCTCATGGGAAATGGATTTGAGGAGCAAATGCTCTTAGTTTTGAAGATTGCTTGCTTTTGTACACTAGATGACCCGAAGCAAAGGCCTAATAGTAAGGACGTTAGGTGCATGCTTTCTCAGATCAAGCAATAA
- the LOC126702985 gene encoding leucine-rich repeat receptor-like serine/threonine/tyrosine-protein kinase SOBIR1, with translation MAASPSKTHLSLFTFLSFFLIIQARLILNRSDLKALSIIQKDLGLNCQHYLSTKPCNSPGVICERRLSDNHTYELRVTRLVFKSQKLAGFLSPSIGQLSELKELSLSENQLVDQVPSQIVDCRKLEILSLQNNKFSGDIPSELSSLIRLRVLDLASNKFSGDLSFMKYFPNLENLSLADNLFTGKIPASIRSFRNLRFFNISGNEFLEGSMPMINRGEYSESDVPKRYMLAESPTKSSNNSTNASASSHKASISSAPAPSPSASPHHHKNNKRKLAGWILGFLAGALAGSISGFIFSLIFKLLLAVVRGRVKDAGPAIFSPLIKKAEDLAFLEKEDGLASFELIGKGGCGEVYKAELPNSNGKMIAIKKIVQPPKDAAELTDEDSKLLNKKMRQIRSEINTVGQIRHRNLLPLLAHVSRPDCHYLVYEFMKNGSLQNILEEVSNGTKELDWFARHKIALGVAAGLEYLHFNHSPRIIHRDLKPANILLDDDMEARIADFGLAKAMPDANTHISTSNVAGTVGYISPEYHQTLKFTDKCDIYSFGVMLGVLVMGRLPSDQFFQETQEMSLVKWLRNVMTSDNPRQAIDSRLMGNGFEEQMLLVLKIACFCTLDDPKQRPNSKDVRCMLSQIKQ, from the exons ATGGCAGCCTCTCCAAGCAAAACCCAC CTCTCCCTCTTCACTTTCCTCTCCTTCTTCCTAATAATTCAAGCAAGATTGATTCTGAATCGTTCTGATCTCAAAGCCCTCTCCATAATCCAAAAAGACTTGGGTCTTAACTGTCAACATTATCTCTCTACCAAACCATGCAACTCCCCTGGTGTCATTTGTGAGAGGAGACTCTCAGACAACCACACCTATGAGCTCAGAGTGACCAGACTCGTCTTTAAGTCCCAAAAGCTCGCCGGATTTCTGTCCCCGTCAATCGGACAGCTTTCTGAGCTCAAAGAGCTCTCTCTGTCTGAAAACCAGCTAGTTGACCAAGTACCATCCCAGATAGTTGACTGCCGGAAACTTGAAATTCTCAGCCTCCAAAACAATAAGTTTTCTGGGGATATTCCATCTGAATTATCCTCACTTATTCGCCTTCGAGTTCTTGATCTTGCTTCCAATAAATTCTCTGGGGACTTGAGTTTCATGAAATATTTTCCCAACTTGGAAAATCTGTCTCTTGCAGACAATCTCTTTACTGGGAAAATTCCTGCTTCTATTCGTTCTTTTCGTAATCTCCGGTTTTTTAACATCTCAGGAAATGAATTCCTTGAAGGTTCAATGCCAATGATAAACCGGGGTGAATACTCAGAATCTGATGTTCCCAAACGATACATGTTGGCTGAGAGTCCAACTAAAAGCAGCAATAATTCTACAAATGCATCAGCTTCAAGTCATAAAGCTTCCATTTCATCTGCTCCAGCTCCTTCCCCATCAGCATCACCTCACCATCACAAAAACAACAAGAGGAAGCTAGCTGGTTGGATACTTGGATTCCTGGCTGGAGCGTTAGCCGGAAGTATATCAGGgttcatcttttctttgataTTTAAGTTGCTGTTGGCTGTTGTAAGGGGTAGAGTGAAAGACGCAGGTCCAGCAATCTTTAGTCCTTTGATCAAAAAGGCAGAGGACTTAGCTTTCTTGGAGAAAGAAGATGGCCTAGCTTCATTTGAACTCATAGGAAAAGGTGGGTGTGGAGAAGTTTACAAGGCTGAACTTCCAAATAGCAATGGGAAAATGATTGCCATAAAGAAGATAGTCCAGCCTCCAAAGGATGCAGCAGAATTGACTGACGAAGACAGTAAGCTTCTGAACAAGAAAATGCGCCAAATTCGATCTGAGATTAATACTGTGGGTCAAATTAGGCACCGCAATCTTCTTCCTCTATTAGCCCATGTGAGTCGGCCTGATTGCCATTACCTCGTGTATGAGTTCATGAAGAATGGTAGTTTACAAAACATTTTGGAGGAAGTTTCAAATGGGACTAAAGAGTTGGACTGGTTTGCTCGTCACAAGATTGCACTAGGAGTGGCAGCAGGGCTTGAATATCTTCACTTCAACCACAGCCCACGTATAATTCATCGAGATCTCAAGCCTGCAAATATACTTTTGGACGATGACATGGAAGCTCGAATTGCCGATTTTGGGCTTGCCAAAGCAATGCCTGATGCTAACACGCACATCTCAACTTCCAATGTGGCAGGAACTGTGGGTTATATATCACCAGAATACCACCAAACTCTGAAGTTCACAGACAAGTGTGATATCTACAGTTTTGGGGTGATGCTAGGGGTTTTGGTAATGGGAAGGCTCCCATCTGATCAGTTTTTCCAGGAGACACAGGAGATGAGCTTGGTGAAATGGTTGAGGAATGTGATGACATCAGATAATCCTAGACAAGCAATTGATTCAAGGCTCATGGGAAATGGATTTGAGGAGCAAATGCTCTTAGTTTTGAAGATTGCTTGCTTTTGTACACTAGATGACCCGAAGCAAAGGCCTAATAGTAAGGACGTTAGGTGCATGCTTTCTCAGATCAAGCAATAA
- the LOC126702989 gene encoding protein MHF2 homolog isoform X1 produces the protein MEDENNTFDPDLIHAIFKLVWTRRALERERNDVADALDCEVGAGTSKKNRQTSANGKAIKLSCELLRIFITEAVQRAATIAEAEGASKIEASHLERILPQLLLGFVFFGCFLTRSDSRDYNM, from the exons atggaAGACGAAAACAACACCTTCGATCCT GATCTGATTCACGCTATTTTCAAGCTCGTTTGGACCAGAAGAGCCCTCG agCGAGAACGAAACGACGTCGCTGATGCTTTGGACTGCGAG GTTGGAGCTGgaacttcaaagaagaatcgcCAAACATCTG CTAATGGGAAGGCAATAAAGCTGAGTTGTGAACTTCTCCGAATCTTCATTACAG AGGCCGTGCAGCGTGCTGCTACAATTGCTGAAGCAGAGGGTGCTAGTAAAATCGAAGCGTCTCATTTGGAAAGGATTCTTCCGCAGTTGCTTTTAGGTTTCGTTTTCTTTGGGTGCTTTCTAACCCGTTCAGATAGTAGAGATTATAACATGTGA
- the LOC126702989 gene encoding protein MHF2 homolog isoform X2 — protein MEDENNTFDPDLIHAIFKLVWTRRALERERNDVADALDCEVGAGTSKKNRQTSANGKAIKLSCELLRIFITEAVQRAATIAEAEGASKIEATHLERILPQLLLDF, from the exons atggaAGACGAAAACAACACCTTCGATCCT GATCTGATTCACGCTATTTTCAAGCTCGTTTGGACCAGAAGAGCCCTCG agCGAGAACGAAACGACGTCGCTGATGCTTTGGACTGCGAG GTAGGAGCTGGAACCTCAAAGAAGAATCGCCAAACATCTG CTAATGGGAAAGCAATAAAGCTGAGTTGTGAACTTCTCCGAATCTTCATTACAG AGGCCGTGCAGCGTGCTGCTACAATTGCTGAAGCAGAGGGTGCTAGTAAAATCGAAGCAACTCATTTGGAGAGGATTCTTCCGCAGTTACTTCTGGACTTTTAA
- the LOC126704297 gene encoding uncharacterized protein LOC126704297, with product MASFIHKLAKNRSSIRTITTLNTQLSPKPKLFLIPHQTHIAKTQKPEDYANNPIPLSGPTSGAQVEPTQLLRFFPSFPFGYCLNPVFSTGFERFAEGEAGEVEFDDSRTVWADSVKKKRKKKMNKHKYKKLRKRLRRKSRT from the coding sequence ATGGCGAGCTTTATACACAAGCTCGCCAAAAACAGATCCTCCATAAGAACCATCACAACCCTCAACACCCAACTATCTCCAAAACCCAAACTTTTTCTCATTCCCCACCAAACCCATATcgcaaaaactcaaaaaccagAAGACTATGCAAACAACCCAATTCCTCTTTCGGGTCCCACAAGCGGAGCACAGGTGGAGCCCACTCAACTGTTGCGATTCTTCCCAAGTTTCCCATTTGGGTATTGCTTAAACCCTGTTTTCTCAACTGGGTTTGAGAGATTTGCCGAGGGGGAGGCTGGTGAGGTCGAGTTTGATGATTCGAGGACGGTTTGGGCTGACagtgtgaagaagaagaggaagaagaagatgaacaaGCATAAGTACAAGAAACTTAGGAAGCGCCTTCGTCGAAAGTCTAGGACATGA